In Bacteroidota bacterium, the DNA window TCATGTAAATCATGTAATCCTGTCAAAATCTTTGCGTGAAAATACATTTCCACTAAGAAATAATAAAATATTTCTTAGTGAACTCCGTGCCTGAGTGGTAATGTATTTCTATTCTAATTCAGTTTTCTGATCCTTACTTCCACCGTTTTATCGTTGGCCATGAGTTTGGTCAGTTCCGAAACATGAGTATTTCCATAATGATAGGGATAAAGGATATGGGGATGAAACAGGTGGACACACTGTACAACTTGCGAGGGAAGCATGGTGTAAGGCTGATTCATCGGGAGAAAGGCAATGTCAATGTTTTTCAATGCAGCCATTTCGGGGATATTTTCGGTATCGCCGGCAATATACACGCGTTTGTTGCCAAAGGTCAGCACATAGCCATTATCCCTGTTTTTTGGGTGAAACTGAAGGTGCTGCGGGGTGTTGTTGTAGGCGGGGACGGCTTCGATTTTAACGCCATCAACCGTCTTTACATCCCCGTTTTTCATCACCTGGCCCTTATTCAGCTCGTCGAAAGTTGTCTGATTAAGAATGATTGCCGTTCCCGGCTTTACAGATTTTTCAATCGCCTTTTTGTCGAAGTGGTCGAAATGGTCGTGGGTGATCAGGATCAGATCGGCCTTGGGGAACTTTGAATAATCGGCATATTGGCCGACTGGGTCAACCTGAATGATCTTCCCGTTGAAATTGAACATTAAAGAAGCATGGCCAAAAAAAGTAATGGTCAATTTTCCGGCAGAAGTTTCAAATTCATCGCTTTCGAATTTGTTTTGCGCGCAGGATTGGAAGGTGGCAGAAAACACCATCAACGAAAAAACAAAAATATTCTTCATACGCATATAATTTTATTGTTTAATGTTTACAGGTGCCGTTACGCGGCTTTGTGACTATATGATTTCTTGTCTTTATCTACAAATAGATCACCGCTATGCGGCTAAGGCAAAATTCTTCTGCTTTAATCTAAAAATATATAAGTAAATATATGAAAATTTATGGTTGCTTGTTCATGATTTAGTTGCAGAGCAGCAGCCTATTTGCAATGATTATAATTAAAAGCCATT includes these proteins:
- a CDS encoding MBL fold metallo-hydrolase — translated: MKNIFVFSLMVFSATFQSCAQNKFESDEFETSAGKLTITFFGHASLMFNFNGKIIQVDPVGQYADYSKFPKADLILITHDHFDHFDKKAIEKSVKPGTAIILNQTTFDELNKGQVMKNGDVKTVDGVKIEAVPAYNNTPQHLQFHPKNRDNGYVLTFGNKRVYIAGDTENIPEMAALKNIDIAFLPMNQPYTMLPSQVVQCVHLFHPHILYPYHYGNTHVSELTKLMANDKTVEVRIRKLN